A window of the Streptomyces luomodiensis genome harbors these coding sequences:
- a CDS encoding MerR family transcriptional regulator, with product MAITIGEAAAQLGVEAHVLRHWEHVGALTVHRDANGYRLYDHDVLEQARTVLKLRKVGLSLPEVTAAMSPKKSAAQEVVRAKIAALESEVRSRQQAITFLRHTVECRHRYLEECADCATFVWDP from the coding sequence ATGGCGATAACGATCGGCGAGGCGGCTGCGCAGCTTGGAGTCGAGGCCCATGTCCTACGGCACTGGGAGCACGTCGGAGCACTCACGGTGCACCGGGACGCGAACGGTTACCGCCTCTACGACCACGACGTCCTGGAGCAGGCACGAACCGTGCTGAAACTGCGAAAAGTCGGGCTCTCGTTGCCAGAGGTCACCGCAGCGATGTCCCCGAAGAAGTCCGCAGCGCAGGAGGTCGTGCGCGCGAAGATCGCTGCGCTCGAAAGTGAGGTCCGCAGCAGACAGCAAGCGATCACCTTCCTCCGGCACACCGTCGAGTGTCGCCATCGGTACCTCGAGGAGTGCGCGGACTGCGCGACATTCGTCTGGGACCCTTGA
- a CDS encoding integrase core domain-containing protein: MHTDHGAQYTSRAFADACRRAGVLLSMSAIGSSADNALAESFKATFKRETLKGRKTWFSECEARLDTFRWLHRYITRRRHSRLGHRSPIVYETASRTTPTTLTSAALSMPGRS; the protein is encoded by the coding sequence GTGCACACTGACCACGGCGCCCAGTACACCAGCCGGGCATTCGCCGACGCCTGCCGCAGAGCCGGCGTCCTGTTGTCCATGAGCGCGATCGGCTCCAGCGCGGACAACGCGCTCGCCGAGTCCTTCAAGGCAACGTTCAAACGCGAAACGCTCAAGGGCCGCAAGACCTGGTTCAGTGAGTGCGAAGCCCGCCTCGACACGTTCCGCTGGCTGCACCGCTACATCACCCGACGCCGTCACTCCCGCCTGGGGCACCGCAGCCCGATCGTCTACGAAACCGCGTCCCGAACAACACCAACTACGCTGACGTCAGCCGCATTATCCATGCCAGGCCGATCGTGA
- a CDS encoding carbonic anhydrase, with product MSNITPYLERNRAFAASGAQADVPGIPFVPFGQVYLITCIDPRVEPAAVLGVRLGEAIVARNVGGRVTPAVIRDLAWIVHLHENKTPDADWFEIAVIHHTDCGSGLLADDDLRAGYAARGGWDEQTSLKMAVLEPSKTVQEDVAKLRSAPELAPGIGNIAVGGYAYDLATGRVTTVVQ from the coding sequence ATGTCGAACATCACCCCGTACCTGGAGCGCAACCGCGCTTTCGCGGCCTCCGGCGCCCAGGCCGACGTCCCCGGGATTCCCTTCGTCCCGTTCGGACAGGTGTACCTGATCACCTGTATCGACCCGCGCGTGGAGCCCGCGGCCGTCCTCGGCGTCCGGCTCGGGGAAGCGATCGTCGCGCGCAACGTCGGCGGCCGCGTGACCCCCGCGGTCATCAGGGACCTCGCCTGGATCGTGCACCTGCACGAGAACAAGACCCCCGACGCGGACTGGTTCGAGATCGCCGTCATCCACCACACCGACTGCGGCTCGGGACTGCTCGCCGACGATGACCTGCGCGCCGGCTACGCCGCACGCGGCGGCTGGGACGAGCAGACCTCCTTGAAGATGGCCGTCCTGGAACCGTCCAAAACGGTCCAGGAGGACGTCGCCAAGCTGCGCTCGGCGCCCGAGCTCGCGCCGGGCATCGGCAACATCGCGGTCGGCGGCTACGCCTATGATCTCGCCACGGGGAGGGTCACCACGGTCGTCCAGTGA
- a CDS encoding DUF2255 family protein, whose amino-acid sequence MNTWKTETLKRIAAAEELRIAPRRDDGSLREPTTIWVVRDGDELYVRSWRGTGGTWWKTAQATHAGHIAAGGVEADVTFAPVGDPAINDRVDAAYQAKYGHYSGYVEPMVGEQARATTLRLAPRS is encoded by the coding sequence ATGAACACCTGGAAGACCGAGACGCTGAAGCGCATCGCCGCGGCCGAGGAACTGCGCATCGCCCCTCGCCGCGACGACGGATCACTGCGCGAGCCCACCACCATCTGGGTCGTACGGGACGGCGACGAGCTGTACGTCCGCTCCTGGCGCGGAACCGGAGGCACCTGGTGGAAAACCGCCCAGGCCACCCACGCCGGCCACATCGCCGCCGGCGGAGTCGAAGCCGACGTCACCTTCGCCCCCGTCGGCGACCCCGCGATCAACGACCGGGTCGATGCCGCCTACCAGGCCAAGTACGGCCACTACAGCGGCTACGTCGAGCCCATGGTCGGCGAACAGGCCCGCGCCACCACGCTGCGCCTGGCCCCGCGGTCCTGA
- a CDS encoding helix-turn-helix transcriptional regulator, whose protein sequence is MSTESDIREFLASRRAKVTPRQAGLPAYGSNRRVPGLRREEVAMLAGVSVDYYVRLERGHLAGASEEVLDAVANALRLDEAERAHLYDLARAVARRPSRRTRRPRGPLPESVLRVLDSMTDSPAFIRNGRVDILAVNRLGRALYAPLFTDDTSRPVNIARFQFLNPRGRDFFPDWEQSVNTTVSLLRTEAGRAPGDSDLTGLIGELVTRSEEFRTAWAKHNVRLHHTGRKAFRHPAIGEITLDFDAMELPAQPGLTLTAYSAGPHTPGHDALRLLATWAATEDVSADAGRAGRR, encoded by the coding sequence GTGAGTACCGAGAGCGACATCCGCGAGTTCCTGGCCTCCCGGCGCGCGAAGGTCACCCCGCGGCAGGCCGGACTGCCCGCCTACGGCAGCAACCGGCGCGTGCCCGGTCTGCGCCGCGAGGAAGTCGCGATGCTCGCCGGTGTCAGCGTCGACTACTACGTTCGCCTCGAACGGGGCCATCTCGCCGGAGCCTCCGAGGAAGTCCTCGACGCCGTCGCGAACGCCTTGCGGCTCGACGAAGCCGAGCGTGCACACCTCTACGACCTGGCCCGCGCCGTCGCCAGGCGTCCCTCCCGCCGCACCAGACGCCCCCGGGGGCCGCTCCCGGAGAGCGTCCTGCGCGTCCTCGACTCCATGACCGACTCCCCGGCCTTCATCCGCAACGGCCGCGTCGACATCCTCGCCGTGAACCGCCTCGGCCGCGCCCTGTACGCGCCGCTGTTCACCGATGACACCTCGCGCCCGGTGAACATCGCCCGCTTCCAGTTCCTGAACCCCCGCGGCCGCGACTTCTTCCCCGACTGGGAGCAGTCCGTGAACACGACCGTCTCCCTGCTGCGCACCGAGGCCGGACGGGCTCCCGGCGACAGCGATCTGACCGGGCTCATCGGCGAGCTCGTCACCCGCAGCGAGGAGTTCCGTACCGCGTGGGCCAAGCACAACGTGCGCCTGCACCACACCGGTCGCAAAGCCTTCCGTCACCCGGCCATCGGTGAGATCACCCTCGACTTCGACGCCATGGAACTGCCCGCGCAGCCCGGCCTGACCCTGACCGCGTACAGCGCCGGACCCCACACCCCGGGCCACGACGCGCTGCGGCTGCTGGCCACCTGGGCGGCCACCGAGGACGTATCCGCGGACGCCGGCCGCGCCGGCAGGCGCTGA
- a CDS encoding carboxymuconolactone decarboxylase family protein, whose translation MAKQSAPQELAGIAPKLVEVTDEVLFGDVWERAGLSPRDRSLVTVSVLAALYRGEQLGYHLRVALENGLSVAELSEAITHLAFYAGWPNAMTAITRLKQIADEQAAA comes from the coding sequence ATGGCGAAGCAGTCCGCACCCCAGGAGCTGGCCGGAATCGCGCCCAAGCTCGTCGAGGTCACCGATGAGGTTCTCTTCGGCGACGTCTGGGAGCGGGCCGGGCTCTCCCCGCGTGACCGCAGCCTGGTCACCGTGAGCGTGCTCGCCGCGCTGTACCGCGGCGAGCAGCTCGGTTACCACCTCCGGGTGGCGCTGGAGAACGGGCTGAGCGTGGCGGAGCTGTCCGAGGCGATCACCCACCTCGCCTTCTACGCCGGATGGCCGAACGCCATGACCGCGATCACCCGGCTCAAGCAGATCGCCGACGAGCAGGCTGCCGCCTGA
- a CDS encoding (R)-mandelonitrile lyase, with product MELLNKQPTMKLPAEWFTGDAWADVIHRGEEPSRARANAVRFAPGARTAWHSHGLGQTLYIVEGIALIQSRGGEVLEAHPGDVIWTPPGEEHWHGAAPDHFMTHLALWETDEVDWLEHVTDTEYGGPRTSTRR from the coding sequence ATGGAACTGTTGAACAAGCAGCCGACGATGAAACTGCCCGCCGAGTGGTTCACCGGGGATGCGTGGGCCGATGTGATCCACCGCGGCGAGGAGCCCTCCCGCGCCCGCGCGAACGCGGTGCGTTTCGCGCCCGGTGCCCGGACCGCCTGGCACTCCCATGGCCTGGGGCAGACCCTTTACATCGTGGAGGGCATCGCCCTGATCCAGTCCCGCGGCGGTGAGGTCCTCGAAGCCCACCCCGGCGACGTGATCTGGACCCCGCCGGGGGAGGAGCACTGGCACGGCGCCGCCCCGGACCACTTCATGACACACCTCGCGCTGTGGGAGACCGACGAGGTCGACTGGCTCGAGCACGTCACCGACACCGAATACGGCGGCCCGCGCACCAGCACCCGCCGCTGA
- a CDS encoding amidohydrolase — protein sequence MRLDAVFHNGRFTTLDPCRPAVHTIGVLGGRIAALDDEVAGCTADVVVDLGGAHAVPGFNDAHHHLSLVGKGLRELDVSYAVTPSLEALYAAVAERAATLPEGAWVLGAGYDQNKIGAHPTAEGLDKAAPGHPVWLVHTSHHMGVASTEAFRRAGFADLAAVPDTSGGQVVRDAAGRAEGLLQETAMGLVERALRPEPAAEWTANIAAGARAALAVGLTSVTEPGIGVTDGIGNGPADLDAYLRVRERGELGVRMTVMPYITALHDCGVFEPGSHWYGLDLGLRTGFGDEWLRVGPTKMMSDGSLIGRSAAMACDYHDSPGNSGLLQHDPEQIRRSIGEAHRCGWQIATHAIGDRALDIVLDAYEEAQRRHPRADVRHRVEHAAVTSDAQVARIAGLGLIPVPQGRFLSETGDGLLAALGPVRGQLAYRMRSFLDAGIELPGSSDAPVVASDPLLSIHDMVNRRTASGAPIAPHEAVTAAEALRAYTIGSAHAVHEEHVKGALSRGKLADFAVLSDDLLGVAPDRIAGVTVGATVVGGRIAHDTGALRVS from the coding sequence GTGCGTCTCGACGCTGTCTTCCACAACGGACGTTTCACCACCCTCGACCCCTGCCGTCCCGCCGTCCACACCATCGGCGTCCTCGGTGGCCGTATCGCGGCCCTGGACGACGAGGTGGCGGGATGCACGGCCGATGTGGTCGTGGACCTCGGCGGCGCGCACGCCGTCCCCGGTTTCAACGACGCCCACCACCATCTCAGTCTGGTCGGCAAGGGTCTGCGCGAGCTCGACGTGTCCTATGCCGTCACGCCGAGCCTGGAGGCCCTGTACGCGGCGGTGGCGGAGCGCGCCGCGACCCTGCCCGAGGGCGCCTGGGTGCTGGGCGCGGGCTACGACCAGAACAAGATCGGTGCACATCCCACCGCCGAGGGGCTCGACAAGGCCGCCCCGGGCCACCCGGTGTGGCTGGTGCACACCTCCCACCACATGGGCGTGGCCAGCACAGAGGCGTTCAGGCGGGCCGGCTTCGCCGACCTGGCCGCCGTGCCCGACACCTCCGGCGGCCAGGTCGTGCGCGACGCCGCCGGGCGGGCGGAGGGGCTGCTCCAGGAGACCGCGATGGGGCTGGTCGAGCGGGCACTGCGTCCTGAGCCCGCCGCCGAGTGGACCGCGAACATCGCCGCCGGCGCGCGAGCCGCCCTCGCCGTCGGCCTGACCAGCGTGACCGAGCCGGGCATCGGGGTCACGGACGGCATCGGCAACGGCCCCGCCGACCTGGACGCCTACCTGCGGGTGCGGGAACGTGGCGAGCTCGGCGTGCGCATGACCGTCATGCCGTACATCACCGCGTTGCACGACTGCGGTGTCTTCGAACCGGGCTCCCACTGGTACGGGCTCGACCTCGGCCTGCGGACCGGGTTCGGTGACGAGTGGCTGCGCGTCGGGCCGACGAAGATGATGTCGGACGGTTCGCTGATCGGCCGGTCGGCCGCGATGGCTTGCGACTACCACGACTCTCCCGGCAACAGCGGCCTGCTCCAGCATGACCCCGAGCAGATCCGCCGCTCCATCGGCGAGGCACATCGCTGCGGCTGGCAGATCGCCACGCACGCGATCGGTGACCGGGCCCTGGACATCGTCCTGGACGCCTACGAGGAGGCGCAGCGGCGGCACCCGCGAGCCGATGTGCGCCACCGGGTCGAGCACGCCGCGGTCACCTCGGACGCACAGGTCGCCCGGATCGCCGGGCTCGGGCTGATCCCGGTGCCGCAGGGCCGCTTCCTGTCGGAGACCGGTGACGGGCTGCTCGCCGCCCTCGGACCGGTCCGCGGCCAACTGGCCTACCGCATGCGCTCGTTCCTGGACGCGGGGATCGAGCTGCCCGGATCATCGGATGCGCCCGTCGTCGCGTCCGACCCGCTGCTGAGCATCCACGACATGGTCAACCGGCGGACCGCCTCGGGTGCGCCGATCGCCCCGCACGAGGCGGTGACGGCAGCGGAGGCGCTGCGCGCGTACACGATCGGCTCCGCCCACGCGGTCCACGAGGAGCACGTCAAGGGCGCTCTGTCCCGGGGCAAGCTCGCGGACTTCGCCGTCCTCAGCGACGACCTCCTGGGCGTGGCCCCGGACCGCATCGCGGGCGTGACGGTCGGGGCCACCGTCGTCGGCGGCCGGATCGCCCACGACACGGGAGCGCTGAGGGTCTCCTGA